A single region of the Methanomassiliicoccales archaeon genome encodes:
- a CDS encoding sugar phosphate isomerase/epimerase, whose amino-acid sequence MISVSSPVFSMLDFEMALGFVSQEFDAWEIVGEGKHFLPSIEGQFLDATSSFDLQFSAHAPLSDINIGSLNPRIREASVREVTNGLSSASKLNMSVYTVHPGFYSPIGLLDKRSVFERTRESLALIEKVSRDTGVRVALENMPNLGPMAMGRTPDELFPLLDGLDMDLCFDVGHANTTNSIEGWLAHKERFANVHVHDNLGDRDAHLPIGEGNIDYQRVLSGLEGYKGRLVIEARSLGEAITSRDRLRKLSAFKN is encoded by the coding sequence ATGATATCCGTTTCTTCGCCGGTATTCTCAATGCTTGACTTTGAGATGGCCTTGGGTTTCGTGAGCCAGGAGTTCGACGCTTGGGAGATCGTGGGCGAGGGCAAGCACTTCCTGCCCTCCATCGAGGGGCAGTTCCTCGATGCCACCTCCTCCTTCGATCTGCAGTTCTCCGCTCATGCGCCGCTGAGCGACATCAACATCGGCTCGCTCAATCCCCGCATCCGCGAAGCGTCGGTGCGAGAGGTGACGAACGGTCTGAGCTCTGCGAGCAAACTGAATATGTCCGTCTACACCGTGCACCCGGGGTTCTACTCGCCCATCGGGCTGCTGGACAAGAGATCGGTGTTCGAGAGGACGCGAGAGTCGCTCGCGCTCATCGAGAAGGTCTCCCGGGACACGGGCGTGCGGGTGGCGCTGGAGAACATGCCGAACCTCGGTCCGATGGCCATGGGCCGGACGCCGGACGAGCTGTTTCCATTGCTGGACGGCCTGGACATGGACCTATGCTTCGATGTCGGCCACGCCAACACCACCAATTCCATCGAGGGGTGGCTCGCGCACAAGGAGAGATTCGCCAACGTGCACGTGCACGACAACCTGGGAGACCGGGATGCTCACCTGCCCATCGGCGAGGGCAACATCGATTACCAGCGGGTGCTCTCTGGCCTGGAAGGTTACAAGGGAAGGCTGGTCATAGAGGCAAGGAGCCTGGGCGAGGCGATCACGTCGCGAGACCGGTTGCGGAAGCTGTCGGCGTTCAAGAACTAA